From a single Fulvivirga ulvae genomic region:
- a CDS encoding DUF4262 domain-containing protein: protein MTSEEKIVSDIKSYGWHIINVFEGSESYQFSYTIGLYRTYNVPELVISGLPREISCPILSHIVEDIKNGKRMSSNMKSVDYIEGYSCYFGLVDKSKYAEYFGKALWYYKGNNFPMLQCAWPNRDNLFPWEAEMVINQDILFNN, encoded by the coding sequence ATGACAAGCGAAGAAAAAATAGTCAGTGATATAAAATCTTATGGTTGGCACATTATCAATGTGTTTGAAGGAAGTGAGAGCTACCAATTTTCCTATACAATCGGATTATATAGAACATATAATGTACCCGAATTGGTTATATCAGGTTTGCCTCGAGAGATAAGTTGTCCGATCCTGAGTCATATTGTTGAAGATATAAAGAATGGTAAAAGAATGAGTTCCAATATGAAGTCAGTAGATTATATAGAAGGATACAGCTGTTACTTTGGTTTGGTAGATAAATCAAAGTATGCAGAGTACTTTGGGAAGGCTCTTTGGTATTATAAGGGTAATAACTTTCCAATGCTACAATGTGCATGGCCTAATAGAGATAACCTCTTTCCGTGGGAAGCGGAAATGGTTATTAATCAGGATATTTTATTCAATAATTAG
- a CDS encoding ribonuclease E inhibitor RraB, with protein sequence MKYRSLVAIRGFFTLQGPKPSGFNYYGNIIFIDFDFKKLQSFAEVLKSKGYDFVDIFKAEMEEGSNVQEYYLQVEKVEKHNVNSLMRRNNEFYELAITQKGMFYDGFDTWKP encoded by the coding sequence TTGAAATATAGAAGCCTTGTCGCAATACGAGGCTTTTTTACTTTACAGGGCCCTAAGCCTAGCGGCTTTAATTACTATGGGAATATCATTTTTATAGACTTTGACTTTAAAAAACTCCAATCCTTTGCCGAAGTATTAAAGTCAAAGGGCTATGATTTTGTAGATATTTTTAAAGCAGAAATGGAAGAAGGAAGTAATGTTCAAGAGTACTATTTACAAGTAGAAAAAGTAGAGAAACATAATGTGAATAGCCTAATGAGAAGAAATAATGAATTTTATGAGCTGGCTATTACTCAAAAGGGCATGTTTTATGATGGCTTTGATACATGGAAGCCATAA